One Punica granatum isolate Tunisia-2019 chromosome 3, ASM765513v2, whole genome shotgun sequence genomic window carries:
- the LOC116199727 gene encoding probable LRR receptor-like serine/threonine-protein kinase At5g10290 → MGLRELLKCRTLSSMNFSGLLSPKVGLLRTLTVLISIALRGNGITGEIPEEFGNLTSLNNLDLENNRLTGQIPASLGNLKKLHFLSLSENNLSGSIPDSLSTLPNLINLQPDSNNLGGQIPPALFQVSKYNFTGNKLNCGINLPHPCASDSGNSGSSRMSKVGIIIGVVGGLVLLLLCGMLVFLYKGRRKGYRREVFVDVAGEEDGRMAFGQLKRFAWRELQIATDNFSEKSVLGQGGFWKVYKGVLADGTKIAVKRLTDFESPGGDAAFQCEVEMTSVAVHKNLLRLIGFCTTPTERLLVHPFMQNLSVAYRLREVKPGEPVLDWPTRKKVALGAARGLEYLHEHCNPKIIHRDVKAANVLLDEDFEAVIGGFGLAKLVDVRRTNVKTQVRGTMGHIAPEYLSTGKSSERTDVFGYGIMLLELVTGQRAIDFSRLEEEDDALLLDRVKKLEREKKLDAIVDRNLNKNYNMQEVEMMIKVALLCTQASPEERPPMSEVVRMLEGEGLAERWEEWQHIEVTQRQEYERLQRRFDGGKDSVYNQDVIELSGGR, encoded by the exons ATGGGACTAAGAGAATTATTGAAATGCAGAACCCTGTCATCAATGAACTTCTCTGGGTTGTTATCCCCAAAAGTTGGTCTGCTCAGGACCCTTACTGTACTAATAAGTAT TGCTTTGCGAGGGAATGGCATAACAGGTGAGATACCTGAAGAGTTTGGGAATTTGACGAGTTTGAATAATTTGGACCTTGAAAATAATCGGTTGACTGGTCAGATACCGGCTTCTCTCGGGAATCTTAAGAAACTTCACTTCTT GTCTCTGAGTGAAAATAATCTCAGTGGAAGCATTCCAGATTCACTTTCAACTCttcccaacttgatcaattt GCAGCCGGACTCAAACAATCTTGGAGGGCAGATTCCCCCAGCCTTATTCCAAGTTTCCAAATACAA TTTTACTGGAAAcaagttgaattgtggaaTAAATTTACCCCATCCTTGTGCATCTGATAGCGGCAACTCTG GTTCTTCTCGTATGTCAAAGGTCGGAATTATTATTGGTGTTGTTGGCGGACTTGTTCTTCTCCTCCTTTGTGGCATGCTTGTTTTCCTATATAAGGGCAGACGGAAGGGCTATAGAAGAGAAGTGTTTGTGGATGTAGCAG GTGAAGAGGATGGGAGAATGGCATTTGGTCAGTTGAAGAGATTTGCATGGAGGGAACTGCAAATAGCTACAGATAACTTCAGTGAGAAGAGTGTTCTGGGTCAGGGAGGTTTCTGGAAGGTCTacaagggggtgcttgctgaTGGCACTAAAATAGCCGTGAAACGGTTGACTGATTTTGAAAGTCCTGGTGGAGATGCGGCTTTTCAGTGTGAGGTTGAGATGACAAGTGTTGCAGTCCATAAGAATCTCTTGAGGCTGATTGGATTTTGCACCACTCCCACTGAACGGCTCCTTGTCCATCCCTTCATGCAGAATTTAAGTGTCGCCTATCGGCTCCGAG AGGTCAAACCTGGGGAGCCTGTTTTAGACTGGCCTACGAGAAAAAAAGTTGCCTTGGGAGCAGCACGTGGCCTGGAATACCTACATGAGCACTGCAACCCTAAAATCATTCATCGGGATGTGAAAGCGGCGAACGTCCTGCTTGATGAAGATTTCGAGGCTGTAATTGGGGGCTTTGGGCTGGCGAAATTGGTTGATGTCAGGAGGACCaatgtaaaaactcaagttcgAGGGACGATGGGGCACATTGCGCCTGAGTATTTGTCCACCGGGAAGTCCTCAGAGAGGACGGATGTTTTTGGTTATGGGATCATGCTTCTGGAGCTTGTTACTGGTCAACGCGCAATTGATTTTTCACGCTTGGAAGAGGAGGATGATGCCTTATTGCTCGATCGT GTCAAGAAGCTTGAAAGGGAGAAGAAGCTTGATGCAATAGTGGACCGAAACCTGAACAAGAATTACAACATGCAAGAAGTAGAGATGATGATCAAAGTGGCTCTTCTCTGCACCCAGGCTTCGCCTGAGGAACGGCCCCCGATGTCTGAGGTCGTGAGGATGTTGGAAGGGGAGGGACTGGCTGAGCGGTGGGAGGAGTGGCAGCACATCGAAGTGACTCAGAGGCAGGAATACGAGCGGTTGCAGAGAAGGTTCGACGGGGGAAAAGATTCCGTGTACAATCAGGATGTGATCGAGTTGTCAGGTGGAAGATGA
- the LOC116199726 gene encoding 7-deoxyloganetin glucosyltransferase-like isoform X1: MESQKPHAVLVPYPAQGHVNPLMQLAKLLHSRGLHITFVYTEYHRDRLVRAKGLGSIQGLSDFRFEAIPDGLPPSDNPDATQRTADVCGSTRKHSVAPFKQLLIKLNSTPDIPRVTCVISDAVMSFTVRVAQELGIFEVQFWTASACGLLGYNQYAELVRRGIVPLKDESDKSNGYLETPLEGIKAMEGLKLKHVPAFCRTTDPEDVMLNFMIEQMENCKISSGLIINTFDELEKEVLSELGSVFPPIYTIGPLHLSARNEPETRANSTMDSTLWKEEAECLEWLDRRDKRSVVYVNFGSIVVTTDETVAEFAWGLRACGFHFLWVLRPDLAMGSSAKLPEGFLEETKGKGLIATWCPQEKVLSHRSIGLFITHAGWNSLSESLAVGVPVLCFPLRAEQPTNSWSMSSVWGNGMEIQHNAKQDAIARLIKEMMIGETGKEKRERAMGWKMKAHKATSKGGSSTASLDRLINQLIHRVKI, encoded by the exons ATGGAATCTCAGAAGCCACATGCAGTTCTTGTTCCATACCCAGCGCAAGGTCACGTCAATCCACTAATGCAGCTCGCAAAGCTCTTACATTCGAGGGGCTTGCACATCACGTTTGTCTACACCGAGTACCACAGGGACCGCCTGGTCCGTGCCAAGGGCCTGGGATCCATCCAGGGCCTGTCGGATTTCCGGTTTGAAGCAATACCTGATGGCCTACCCCCATCTGACAACCCCGATGCCACCCAGAGAACCGCGGACGTGTGTGGTTCCACAAGGAAGCACTCGGTCGCTCCATTCAAGCAGCTACTGATCAAGCTGAACTCGACCCCGGACATCCCGCGGGTGACCTGTGTTATCTCGGATGCAGTCATGAGCTTCACGGTTCGGGTCGCTCAAGAACTTGGCATATTCGAGGTTCAGTTCTGGACTGCTTCGGCCTGCGGCCTTTTGGGGTATAATCAGTATGCTGAGCTTGTCAGGAGAGGAATAGTTCCATTGAAAG ATGAGAGTGACAAGAGCAATGGATACCTTGAGACTCCATTGGAGGGGATAAAAGCGATGGAAGGACTGAAGCTCAAGCACGTGCCGGCGTTCTGCCGCACAACAGACCCAGAAGACGTAATGCTCAATTTCATGATCGAGCAAATGGAGAACTGCAAGATCTCTTCGGGTCTCATCATCAACACGTTCGATGAGCTTGAGAAGGAAGTACTCTCAGAACTGGGATCAGTCTTCCCTCCAATTTATACTATTGGGCCACTACATCTTTCCGCCCGGAATGAGCCTGAAACCCGAGCCAACTCCACTATGGACTCCACCCTCTGGAAGGAAGAGGCAGAGTGCCTCGAGTGGCTGGACCGAAGAGATAAACGGTCGGTCGTGTATGTTAACTTCGGGAGCATTGTTGTCACTACGGACGAGACCGTAGCAGAGTTTGCCTGGGGTCTCAGAGCCTGTGGATTCCACTTCTTGTGGGTCCTGAGGCCAGACCTGGCGATGGGTAGCTCGGCCAAGCTCCCCGAGGGGTTCTTGGAGGAGACCAAAGGGAAGGGTCTGATAGCGACCTGGTGTCCCCAGGAGAAGGTGCTCTCGCACAGGTCCATCGGCCTGTTCATCACTCATGCCGGGTGGAATTCCCTCTCAGAGAGCTTGGCCGTCGGTGTCCCTGTACTCTGCTTCCCCTTGCGTGCAGAACAGCCAACTAATTCCTGGAGCATGTCCTCCGTTTGGGGCAACGGGATGGAGATTCAGCACAATGCGAAACAGGATGCAATCGCCCGACTTATAAAGGAAATGATGATCGGAGAAACCGGAAAAGAGAAGAGGGAAAGGGCAATGGGGTGGAAAATGAAGGCACATAAAGCTACCAGCAAAGGAGGATCTTCCACTGCCAGTTTAGACAGATTGATCAATCAACTCATCCACCGAGTGAAGATATAA
- the LOC116199726 gene encoding 7-deoxyloganetin glucosyltransferase-like isoform X3 codes for MESEKPHAVLVPYPAQGHVNPLMQLAKLLHSRGFHITFVYTEYLRDRLVRVKGLGSVQGPPDFRFEAIPDGLPPSDNPDATQRTADVCGSTKKHSVAPFKQLLIRLNSTTDIPRVTCVISDTLMSFTVRVAQELGIFEVQFWTASACGLMGYNQYAELIRRGIVPLKDESDKSNGYLETPLEGIKAMEGLKLKHVPAFCRTTDPEDVMLNFMIEQMENCKISSGLIINTFDELEKEVLSELGSVFPPIYTIGPLHLSARNEPETRANSTMDSTLWKEEAECLEWLDRRDKRSVVYVNFGSIVVTTDETVAEFAWGLRACGFHFLWVLRPDLAMGSSAKLPEGFLEETKGKGLIATWCPQEKVLSHRSIGLFITHAGWNSLSESLAVGVPVLCFPLRAEQPTNSWSMSSVWGNGMEIQHNAKQDAIARLIKEMMIGETGKEKRERAMGWKMKAHKATSKGGSSTASLDRLINQLIHRVKI; via the exons ATGGAGTCTGAGAAGCCTCATGCAGTTCTTGTTCCATACCCGGCGCAAGGTCACGTCAATCCCCTAATGCAGCTCGCAAAGCTCTTACATTCGAGAGGCTTCCACATCACGTTTGTCTACACCGAGTACCTCAGGGACCGCCTGGTCCGTGTCAAGGGCTTGGGATCCGTCCAGGGCCCGCCGGATTTCCGGTTTGAAGCAATACCTGATGGCCTGCCCCCATCTGACAACCCGGACGCCACCCAGAGAACTGCGGACGTGTGTGGTTCCACAAAGAAGCACTCGGTCGCTCCATTCAAGCAGCTACTGATTAGGCTGAACTCAACCACGGACATCCCGCGGGTGACCTGTGTTATCTCGGACACGCTCATGAGCTTCACGGTTCGGGTCGCTCAGGAACTGGGCATATTCGAGGTTCAGTTCTGGACTGCTTCGGCTTGTGGCCTTATGGGGTATAATCAGTATGCTGAGCTTATCAGAAGAGGAATAGTTCCATTGAAAG ATGAGAGTGACAAGAGCAATGGATACCTTGAGACTCCATTGGAGGGGATAAAAGCGATGGAAGGACTGAAGCTCAAGCACGTGCCGGCGTTCTGCCGCACAACAGACCCAGAAGACGTAATGCTCAATTTCATGATCGAGCAAATGGAGAACTGCAAGATCTCTTCGGGTCTCATCATCAACACGTTCGATGAGCTTGAGAAGGAAGTACTCTCAGAACTGGGATCAGTCTTCCCTCCAATTTATACTATTGGGCCACTACATCTTTCCGCCCGGAATGAGCCTGAAACCCGAGCCAACTCCACTATGGACTCCACCCTCTGGAAGGAAGAGGCAGAGTGCCTCGAGTGGCTGGACCGAAGAGATAAACGGTCGGTCGTGTATGTTAACTTCGGGAGCATTGTTGTCACTACGGACGAGACCGTAGCAGAGTTTGCCTGGGGTCTCAGAGCCTGTGGATTCCACTTCTTGTGGGTCCTGAGGCCAGACCTGGCGATGGGTAGCTCGGCCAAGCTCCCCGAGGGGTTCTTGGAGGAGACCAAAGGGAAGGGTCTGATAGCGACCTGGTGTCCCCAGGAGAAGGTGCTCTCGCACAGGTCCATCGGCCTGTTCATCACTCATGCCGGGTGGAATTCCCTCTCAGAGAGCTTGGCCGTCGGTGTCCCTGTACTCTGCTTCCCCTTGCGTGCAGAACAGCCAACTAATTCCTGGAGCATGTCCTCCGTTTGGGGCAACGGGATGGAGATTCAGCACAATGCGAAACAGGATGCAATCGCCCGACTTATAAAGGAAATGATGATCGGAGAAACCGGAAAAGAGAAGAGGGAAAGGGCAATGGGGTGGAAAATGAAGGCACATAAAGCTACCAGCAAAGGAGGATCTTCCACTGCCAGTTTAGACAGATTGATCAATCAACTCATCCACCGAGTGAAGATATAA
- the LOC116199726 gene encoding 7-deoxyloganetin glucosyltransferase-like isoform X2, which produces MESEKPHAVLVPYPAQGHVNPLMQLAKLLHSRGFHITFVYTEYLRDRLVRVKGLGSVQGPPDFRFEAIPDGLPPSDNPDATQRTADVCGSTKKHSVAPFKQLLIRLNSTTDIPRVTCVISDTLMSFTVRVAQELGIFEVQFWTASACGLMGYNQYAELIRRGIVPLKDESDKSNGYLETTLEWIKAMEGLKLKHVPVPCLTTDPEDVLLNFMIEQMENCKISSGLIINTFDELEKEVLSELGSVFPPIYTIGPLHLSARNEPETRANSTMDSTLWKEEAECLEWLDRRDKRSVVYVNFGSIVVTTDETIAEFAWGLRACGFHFLWVLRPDLAMGSSAKLPEGFLEETKGKGLIANWCPQEKVLSHSSVGLFITHAGWNSLSESLAVGVPVLCFPLRAEQPTNSWSVSSVWVNGMEIQHNPKQDAISLLIKEMMIGETGKEKRERAMEWKMKAHEATSEGGSSTASLNRLIDQLIHQVKI; this is translated from the exons ATGGAGTCTGAGAAGCCTCATGCAGTTCTTGTTCCATACCCGGCGCAAGGTCACGTCAATCCCCTAATGCAGCTCGCAAAGCTCTTACATTCGAGAGGCTTCCACATCACGTTTGTCTACACCGAGTACCTCAGGGACCGCCTGGTCCGTGTCAAGGGCTTGGGATCCGTCCAGGGCCCGCCGGATTTCCGGTTTGAAGCAATACCTGATGGCCTGCCCCCATCTGACAACCCGGACGCCACCCAGAGAACTGCGGACGTGTGTGGTTCCACAAAGAAGCACTCGGTCGCTCCATTCAAGCAGCTACTGATTAGGCTGAACTCAACCACGGACATCCCGCGGGTGACCTGTGTTATCTCGGACACGCTCATGAGCTTCACGGTTCGGGTCGCTCAGGAACTGGGCATATTCGAGGTTCAGTTCTGGACTGCTTCGGCTTGTGGCCTTATGGGGTATAATCAGTATGCTGAGCTTATCAGAAGAGGAATAGTTCCATTGAAAG ATGAGAGTGACAAGAGCAATGGATACCTTGAGACTACATTGGAGTGGATAAAAGCGATGGAAGGACTGAAGCTCAAGCACGTGCCGGTGCCCTGCCTCACGACGGACCCAGAAGACGTACTGCTCAATTTCATGATCGAGCAAATGGAGAACTGCAAGATCTCTTCGGGTCTCATCATCAACACGTTCGATGAACTTGAGAAGGAAGTACTCTCAGAACTGGGATCAGTCTTCCCTCCAATTTATACTATTGGGCCACTACATCTTTCCGCCCGGAATGAGCCTGAAACCCGAGCCAACTCCACTATGGACTCCACCCTCTGGAAGGAAGAGGCAGAGTGCCTCGAGTGGCTGGACCGAAGAGATAAACGGTCGGTCGTGTATGTTAACTTCGGGAGCATTGTTGTCACTACGGACGAGACCATAGCAGAGTTTGCCTGGGGTCTCAGAGCCTGTGGATTCCACTTCTTGTGGGTCCTGAGGCCAGACCTGGCGATGGGTAGCTCGGCCAAGCTCCCCGAGGGGTTCTTGGAGGAGACCAAAGGGAAGGGTCTGATAGCGAACTGGTGTCCCCAGGAGAAGGTGCTCTCGCACAGTTCCGTCGGTCTGTTCATCACTCATGCCGGGTGGAATTCCCTCTCAGAAAGCTTGGCCGTCGGTGTCCCTGTACTCTGCTTCCCCTTGCGTGCAGAACAGCCAACTAATTCCTGGAGCGTGTCCTCCGTTTGGGTCAACGGGATGGAGATTCAGCACAATCCGAAACAGGACGCAATCTCCCTACTTATAAAGGAAATGATGATCGGAGAAACCGGAAAAGAGAAGAGGGAAAGGGCAATGGAGTGGAAAATGAAGGCACATGAAGCTACTAGCGAAGGAGGATCTTCCACTGCCAGTTTAAACAGATTGATCGATCAACTCATCCACCAAGTGAAGATATAA
- the LOC116198536 gene encoding tubulin-folding cofactor C: MEEEGSSDLSNPNLKKKHLAMLERLSNRQQSLSHRSSSSASAASFESTSSFLSRFAESKRSIESQLAQSRLADPSDLKPQLCEISAAISELEKLVAESSYYLPSYEVRSSLMTVADLKQSLESLIPKKKFSFKSKTAKSSLIEASKPPETEPERRNPDLEASHSLVLSSSQGFRNNVGQVLVKDLRGLEIGEFTITDLESCEVRLLGCSRALFVHRLKDCRVYVGPVVGSVLIEEAENCTFVLASHQIRIHNARGSDFYLRVRSRPIIEDCCRVRFGPYCLRYKGIEEDLREANLLEETGNWSSVDDFKWLKAVQSPNWSVLPEDKRVGMIDISSLGSEGQEDNGEL, translated from the coding sequence atggaagaagaaggaagctCGGATCTTTCGAACCCTAACCTCAAGAAGAAGCACTTAGCGATGCTCGAGAGGCTCTCCAACCGTCAGCAGTCTCTCTCTCACAGGTCCAGCTCCTCCGCATCCGCGGCCTCGTTCGAATCCACCTCCTCGTTCCTCTCAAGGTTCGCCGAGTCCAAGCGATCGATCGAGTCCCAGCTCGCCCAGTCCCGGCTCGCCGATCCATCCGACCTCAAGCCCCAGCTTTGTGAGATATCCGCCGCTATCTCCGAGCTCGAGAAGCTCGTCGCGGAGAGCTCCTACTACTTGCCCTCCTATGAGGTCCGGTCCTCTCTTATGACCGTCGCCGATCTGAAGCAGTCCCTCGAGAGTCTGATCCCTAAGAAAAAGTTCTCCTTCAAGTCCAAGACTGCCAAAAGTTCCCTAATTGAGGCCTCGAAACCGCCCGAAACCGAACCCGAGCGCCGAAACCCGGACCTTGAGGCCTCGCATAGCCTTGTGCTGTCGAGCTCCCAAGGTTTCAGGAACAATGTGGGTCAGGTTCTTGTGAAAGATCTCAGGGGTTTGGAGATCGGGGAATTCACGATAACAGACCTCGAGTCCTGCGAGGTTCGATTGCTCGGTTGTTCAAGGGCGCTCTTCGTGCACAGACTAAAGGATTGTAGGGTCTACGTGGGGCCTGTCGTGGGCTCAGTTCTGATCGAGGAGGCAGAGAATTGCACCTTCGTGCTCGCATCACATCAGATTCGAATCCACAATGCGAGGGGCAGCGACTTCTACTTGCGGGTGAGGAGTCGGCCGATCATCGAGGACTGTTGCAGGGTGAGATTCGGTCCTTACTGCTTGAGGTACAAAGGGATAGAGGAGGATCTGAGGGAGGCGAATTTGCTTGAGGAgacagggaattggtcgagtGTTGATGATTTCAAGTGGTTGAAAGCAGTGCAGTCCCCGAACTGGTCGGTTCTGCCCGAGGATAAGCGTGTTGGAATGATCGATATTTCGAGCTTGGGAAGTGAAGGTCAAGAAGACAATGGTGAGTTGtga